The following proteins come from a genomic window of Candidatus Palauibacter polyketidifaciens:
- a CDS encoding purine-nucleoside phosphorylase produces MRVPIRDRLNGDAPHVAITMGSGLGGLGEEIEDPVRVPYEDLPDWPLPTVIGHAGHALIGTLGGRPVLGLSGRVHLYEGGPPDRVVFYVRVAAALGIPILFLSNAAGAIREGWHPGELMLISDHLNLTGTSPLLGPAVGTESRFPDLTFAHDRELRAIVRGTASDLGHTLHEGVYAAMHGPAFETPAEIRMLRALGADAVGMSTVPEVIAARAVGIRCVAVSCLTNYAAGVLDEPLNHEEVLETTKLAQADFQRLVAESITRFP; encoded by the coding sequence CTGCGGGTCCCCATCCGGGATCGGCTGAACGGCGACGCGCCGCACGTCGCAATCACGATGGGCTCCGGACTCGGCGGCCTCGGCGAGGAGATCGAGGACCCGGTGCGGGTGCCGTACGAGGATCTGCCCGACTGGCCCCTCCCGACGGTGATAGGGCACGCTGGCCACGCATTGATCGGGACGCTCGGCGGCCGGCCCGTGCTGGGTCTCAGCGGACGCGTCCACCTCTACGAGGGAGGCCCGCCGGACCGCGTCGTCTTCTACGTGCGGGTCGCGGCGGCGCTGGGGATCCCGATCCTCTTCCTCTCTAACGCGGCCGGGGCGATCCGGGAGGGCTGGCACCCCGGCGAACTGATGCTGATCTCGGACCACCTGAACCTGACCGGCACGAGCCCCCTCCTCGGCCCCGCCGTCGGAACAGAAAGTCGCTTCCCCGACCTGACGTTCGCCCATGATCGGGAACTGCGCGCGATCGTCCGCGGGACCGCGTCCGACCTGGGCCACACGCTGCACGAGGGCGTCTACGCGGCCATGCACGGCCCCGCCTTCGAGACCCCGGCCGAGATCCGCATGCTGCGGGCGCTGGGCGCCGACGCCGTCGGCATGTCCACCGTGCCCGAGGTCATCGCGGCGCGCGCCGTCGGCATCCGATGCGTCGCCGTCTCCTGCCTCACGAACTACGCGGCGGGGGTCCTCGACGAACCGCTGAACCACGAAGAAGTGCTGGAGACGACGAAACTCGCCCAGGCCGACTTCCAGCGCCTCGTCGCCGAGTCGATCACGCGTTTCCCATAA
- a CDS encoding hemolysin family protein — MTGTFALLVFLLILSGVFSGAEIALFSLGEPRVRALVRAKRPGARALERLKRNPERLLIILRIGNNGARIGAAAATTYAATERFGSAGVGLAAGAMTLLVLFFGEITPRSFAARHADRLSLWAAPFLAGLGRLLLPVILPLEWLARRVLPDGGGDTHVSEWEIRSMVRLGHQSGDIEAHERQFIDRVFTLDRLRAREIMTPRVEILAWEDSRSLGDIADELADVRFSRIPVYGESLDDVTGVLYRTEAYRALLGGQQDAALSSIAREPYFVPDTITLIELLEQFRARRVHMGLVVDEHGGLDGLVTLEDILEELVGDIVDETDLPPEPIIRLRRDEIAVDAGAELREINDAFGTSFPVDEYRSLNGFLLGVLGRVPAAGETVEHGDVRIRVVAGTDTQVTRARIRRR; from the coding sequence GTGACCGGCACCTTCGCGCTGCTCGTCTTCCTTCTCATCCTCTCCGGGGTCTTCTCCGGCGCGGAGATCGCACTCTTTTCGCTCGGAGAACCCCGGGTCCGGGCCCTGGTACGCGCCAAGCGTCCGGGAGCGCGCGCGCTCGAGAGGCTGAAGCGAAACCCCGAGCGCCTGCTCATCATCCTCCGGATCGGGAACAACGGCGCCAGGATCGGGGCCGCGGCGGCCACGACCTACGCGGCGACCGAACGTTTCGGTTCCGCGGGGGTGGGGCTCGCCGCGGGCGCCATGACCCTCCTGGTCCTGTTCTTCGGAGAGATCACGCCGCGGAGCTTCGCGGCGCGCCACGCGGACCGGCTGTCGCTGTGGGCCGCCCCGTTTCTCGCGGGCCTGGGGCGCCTGCTCCTGCCGGTCATCCTCCCGCTCGAATGGCTCGCGCGACGGGTGCTGCCCGACGGCGGCGGCGACACGCACGTGAGCGAGTGGGAGATCCGCTCCATGGTGCGCCTCGGGCATCAGTCGGGCGACATCGAAGCGCACGAGCGCCAGTTCATCGACCGCGTGTTCACTCTGGACCGCCTGCGGGCGAGGGAGATCATGACTCCCAGGGTCGAGATCCTCGCCTGGGAGGACTCGCGCAGCCTCGGTGACATCGCGGACGAGCTCGCCGACGTGCGCTTCAGCCGGATCCCCGTGTACGGCGAATCGCTCGATGACGTGACGGGCGTGCTGTACCGCACGGAGGCGTACCGGGCGCTGCTCGGCGGCCAGCAGGACGCAGCGCTCTCGAGCATCGCCCGCGAACCCTACTTCGTCCCGGATACGATCACCCTCATCGAACTGCTCGAGCAGTTCCGGGCGCGACGCGTGCACATGGGGCTCGTTGTAGATGAACACGGCGGGCTCGACGGGCTCGTGACGCTCGAGGACATCCTCGAGGAACTCGTCGGCGACATCGTGGACGAGACCGACCTGCCGCCGGAGCCGATCATCCGGCTCCGGCGGGACGAGATCGCCGTGGACGCCGGGGCGGAGCTCCGCGAGATCAACGATGCCTTCGGCACTTCGTTTCCGGTGGACGAGTACCGCTCACTGAACGGGTTCCTGCTCGGCGTACTGGGCCGGGTTCCGGCCGCGGGAGAGACCGTCGAACATGGCGATGTTCGAATCCGGGTCGTCGCGGGCACGGACACGCAGGTGACGCGGGCCCGCATCCGCCGCCGCTAG
- a CDS encoding RNA methyltransferase has product MPTRAEIKTWRSLHRGKGRRETGCFLAEGRRLVGEMLEWPGRTVAVLHADAAGAEPDVKKLLARAAARGERTEAVPEAVVRTLADAATPQPILAVGEIPAYGWDDVGEGAIVLLDGVQDPGNVGTLLRTALALGAAAVIGVGETADPWGPKALRASAGASFRGPVFRADAREAVERLAERGIPIWVAAADAPPLEGPSPGPVALTLGSEAHGVSASLRAVADRAVSVPLAGGVESLNVASAGAILLDRLLARTPD; this is encoded by the coding sequence ATGCCGACGCGCGCGGAGATCAAGACCTGGCGGTCGCTGCACCGCGGAAAGGGACGCCGGGAAACCGGGTGTTTCCTGGCCGAGGGGCGGCGGCTCGTCGGCGAGATGCTCGAGTGGCCGGGCCGCACGGTCGCGGTGTTGCACGCGGACGCGGCCGGGGCCGAGCCGGACGTGAAGAAGTTGCTCGCGCGTGCGGCGGCCCGGGGCGAGCGCACCGAGGCGGTGCCCGAAGCCGTCGTCCGGACCCTGGCGGATGCCGCCACGCCCCAGCCCATCCTCGCGGTCGGCGAGATCCCGGCGTACGGCTGGGACGACGTGGGCGAGGGCGCGATCGTGCTTCTCGACGGCGTGCAGGATCCGGGCAACGTCGGCACCCTCCTGCGCACCGCGCTCGCGCTCGGAGCGGCCGCCGTGATCGGCGTCGGGGAGACTGCGGATCCCTGGGGGCCGAAGGCGCTGCGGGCCTCGGCGGGAGCGTCGTTCCGCGGCCCCGTCTTCCGCGCGGACGCCCGGGAGGCGGTGGAGCGGCTCGCCGAGCGGGGGATCCCGATATGGGTCGCCGCAGCCGATGCCCCGCCGCTCGAGGGGCCATCTCCCGGACCTGTGGCGCTCACACTGGGGAGCGAGGCACACGGCGTCTCCGCCTCTCTCCGCGCCGTCGCCGACCGCGCCGTCTCCGTGCCGCTCGCCGGCGGCGTGGAGTCGCTGAACGTGGCGTCGGCCGGCGCCATCCTGCTCGACCGTTTGCTGGCCCGGACACCCGATTGA
- the deoC gene encoding deoxyribose-phosphate aldolase yields the protein MRGRNAGTPLDLDLIRGQAANRSAIERRAATLGKRRSVKKEWQAAWLLRAVTMIDLTTLAGDDTPGRVARLAAKARQPVRPDLLRALEVEDLGLRVASVCVYPTMVPAVVEALAGHDIPVCAVAAGFPAGLTPFAQRVEEIHEAVEAGAREIDIVITRRHALTGDWQALYDEVRAFREACGEAHLKTIMATGELGSLRNVARASWTCMMAGADFIKTSTGKEKVNATLPVGLVMARATRAYRQLSGFHVGLKPAGGIGKAKQAIEWLIMVKEELGGAWLHRSLFRFGASSLLADIERQLEHHVTGRYSAYHRHPLG from the coding sequence ATGCGGGGGCGCAATGCCGGAACGCCGCTCGATCTCGATCTGATCCGGGGGCAGGCCGCGAACCGCAGTGCGATCGAGCGCCGGGCCGCGACGCTGGGGAAGCGCCGCAGCGTCAAGAAAGAATGGCAGGCCGCCTGGCTCCTCCGCGCCGTGACGATGATCGACCTCACGACGCTCGCCGGCGACGATACCCCGGGACGGGTGGCCCGCCTCGCGGCCAAGGCCCGCCAGCCTGTGCGCCCCGACCTCCTCCGCGCGCTGGAAGTGGAAGATCTCGGCCTGCGCGTGGCCTCCGTCTGCGTGTATCCGACGATGGTTCCGGCCGTCGTGGAAGCGCTCGCCGGCCACGACATCCCGGTGTGCGCGGTCGCCGCCGGCTTCCCCGCCGGACTCACCCCGTTCGCGCAGCGCGTCGAGGAGATCCACGAAGCGGTCGAGGCCGGGGCGCGCGAGATCGACATCGTCATCACCCGCCGCCACGCGCTCACCGGCGACTGGCAGGCGCTGTACGACGAGGTCCGCGCCTTCCGCGAGGCGTGCGGCGAGGCCCACCTGAAGACGATCATGGCCACGGGCGAGCTCGGGAGCCTGCGCAACGTCGCCCGCGCGAGCTGGACGTGCATGATGGCTGGAGCCGACTTCATCAAGACCTCGACCGGCAAGGAGAAGGTCAACGCGACGCTCCCCGTCGGGCTCGTGATGGCGCGCGCGACCCGCGCCTACCGCCAGCTCTCCGGCTTCCACGTGGGCCTGAAGCCGGCTGGCGGCATCGGAAAGGCGAAGCAGGCGATCGAGTGGCTGATCATGGTCAAGGAGGAACTGGGCGGGGCATGGCTCCACCGGTCGCTGTTCCGCTTCGGCGCGAGTTCGCTGCTCGCGGACATCGAACGCCAGTTGGAGCACCACGTGACGGGGCGGTACTCCGCATACCACCGGCATCCGCTCGGATAA
- a CDS encoding prepilin peptidase: MTGAATLGAAAVLGAALGSFLNVCITRLPAGGSVVGPRSRCPACGATIRWRDNLPVLSWLLLRRRCRDCGVPISWRYPAIEVATALVWGGMAWAYGASPTALAGAVLFTLLIGIAVIDARHYIIPDELSLGGCAAGLALSALPGSTTPLAAVAGAALGFAILYLVGWLGEKVLRKPALGGGDVKMMAMVGAFLGPAGALLTIFMGALAGSIVFGPIALRTGRPVPFGTFLSLGAALAFLFGDALFDWYLRSAAPGPAATPPPDLAAAPR; the protein is encoded by the coding sequence TTGACGGGCGCCGCTACCCTGGGCGCGGCCGCCGTGCTCGGCGCGGCGCTCGGCTCCTTCCTCAACGTGTGCATCACGCGTCTGCCCGCCGGAGGCAGCGTCGTGGGTCCGCGCAGCCGCTGCCCGGCATGCGGGGCGACGATCCGCTGGCGCGACAATCTCCCCGTCCTCTCCTGGTTGCTCCTGCGGCGACGGTGCCGCGACTGCGGCGTCCCCATCTCCTGGCGCTACCCGGCCATCGAGGTCGCGACCGCTCTGGTCTGGGGAGGCATGGCCTGGGCATACGGCGCGTCGCCCACGGCGCTGGCGGGCGCGGTCCTCTTCACCCTGCTCATCGGAATCGCGGTCATCGATGCGCGCCACTACATCATCCCCGATGAGCTGTCGCTCGGGGGGTGTGCCGCGGGCCTCGCCCTCTCCGCGCTCCCGGGATCGACGACGCCGCTTGCGGCGGTTGCCGGGGCGGCGCTCGGGTTCGCAATTCTCTACCTGGTCGGTTGGTTGGGCGAGAAGGTGCTCCGGAAGCCGGCGCTCGGCGGCGGCGACGTGAAGATGATGGCGATGGTGGGAGCGTTCCTCGGGCCCGCCGGCGCCCTTCTCACGATCTTCATGGGAGCGCTCGCCGGGTCCATCGTCTTCGGGCCCATCGCACTTCGCACCGGGAGGCCCGTGCCCTTCGGAACCTTCCTCTCGCTCGGCGCGGCCCTCGCGTTCCTGTTCGGCGACGCCCTGTTCGACTGGTACCTGCGATCGGCCGCACCGGGCCCTGCGGCGACGCCGCCGCCGGATCTTGCCGCGGCGCCGCGCTAG
- the thiD gene encoding bifunctional hydroxymethylpyrimidine kinase/phosphomethylpyrimidine kinase translates to MKAARATALTIAGSDSGGGAGIQADLKTFHAFGVFGTSAVTAVTAQNTLGVQAVQALEPSIVRGQIESVRADLTPGAAKTGMLAQEDIVRAVVAGLHGFEAPLVVDPVMVATSGDRLLDPAAVAAIVEELLPLAALVTPNLPEAEILAGRTVSTEADMPAAASAILARGAGAVLVKGGHLDGEEVVDLFRDGNRERVWRTPRIRTTETHGTGCTLSAAITAGMASGLALEPAIERGLAFTHAAIAAAPGLGSGRGPLDHWADPGAGSRD, encoded by the coding sequence ATGAAAGCGGCCCGAGCGACGGCCCTGACGATCGCGGGAAGCGATTCGGGAGGCGGAGCCGGCATCCAGGCCGACCTCAAGACCTTCCACGCCTTCGGCGTGTTCGGAACGAGCGCGGTTACCGCCGTGACCGCGCAGAACACCCTCGGGGTCCAGGCGGTGCAGGCGCTCGAGCCGTCGATCGTGCGGGGCCAGATCGAATCGGTGCGGGCGGACCTCACGCCGGGGGCCGCGAAGACGGGGATGCTCGCCCAGGAGGACATCGTGCGGGCCGTCGTCGCGGGGCTGCATGGCTTTGAAGCGCCGCTGGTCGTCGATCCCGTGATGGTGGCGACGAGCGGCGACCGGCTGCTCGACCCGGCCGCCGTCGCCGCCATCGTCGAGGAACTCCTGCCTCTCGCCGCCCTCGTCACGCCGAACCTGCCGGAGGCCGAGATCCTGGCCGGACGGACCGTGAGCACAGAAGCCGACATGCCGGCGGCCGCGAGCGCCATCCTCGCGCGCGGAGCCGGGGCCGTGCTCGTGAAGGGCGGGCACCTGGACGGCGAGGAGGTCGTCGACCTGTTCCGGGACGGGAATCGCGAGCGCGTGTGGCGGACGCCCCGCATCCGGACGACGGAGACCCACGGGACCGGTTGCACGCTCTCGGCCGCGATCACGGCGGGGATGGCCTCGGGGCTCGCCCTCGAACCGGCGATCGAACGAGGGCTCGCCTTCACTCATGCCGCCATCGCCGCGGCGCCGGGTCTCGGCTCCGGCCGCGGCCCCCTGGATCACTGGGCCGACCCCGGCGCCGGCTCCCGCGACTGA
- a CDS encoding aldehyde dehydrogenase family protein, producing the protein MPKIAELFETMEYGPAPEAADEARAWIAERGPRFGHYIGGAWCEPADGEFFATLDPSNEEQLGEIAQGSPGDVNRAVAAARAAQAAWRDLGGHGRARYLYAIARHLQKHSRLFATLETLDNGKPIRESRDIDIPLVARHFYHHAGWAQLMDAELADCEPLGVAGQIIPWNFPLLMLAWKIAPALATGNAVVLKPAEFTSLTALRFAELCREIDLPPGVVNIVTGDGRTGAAIVEHPDVDKIAFTGSTEVGRLIREATAGTGKKISLELGGKSPFLVFDDADLDSVVEGVVDAIWFNQGQVCCAGSRILAHEGIADALADRLRARMETLRMGAPLDKGVDIGAIIAPVQLKKIESLVEEGREEGAAIWQPSWSVPRDGWFYPPTLCTDVSPAARIAQVEIFGPVVVQMTFRTPDEAVALANNTRYGLAASVWTENVNLALDIASQIKAGTVWINCTNVFDAASGFGGYRESGFGREGGREGLREYVRRNPEPVEPTPEKHAETAEDDGREEARDGRGDASETARAPAAPMPTIDRTAKLYIGGRQARPDGGYSLEVLDYRGRAAGDVARANRKDARNAVEVALATGWARTTAHLRAQILYYLGENLNARRTAFEDRLRALTGCDAEAAGREVEASVRRLFTYAAWADKWDGAVHRTPFRNVTLAMPEPLGVMAVVCPPEPGLLGFISTVIPPVALGNSVVAVASERWPLLATDFQQVIETSDVPPGVINILTGLEEELRPTLSGHAAVDGMWYFGTAEGAADVERRSASNLKCTWTEAIRRRDWFGAGGEGREFLRHASQIKNIWVPYGE; encoded by the coding sequence ATGCCGAAGATCGCGGAACTGTTCGAGACGATGGAGTACGGTCCCGCCCCGGAGGCCGCGGACGAGGCGCGGGCGTGGATCGCCGAACGGGGGCCCCGCTTCGGGCACTACATCGGCGGCGCCTGGTGCGAACCGGCGGACGGGGAGTTCTTCGCGACGCTCGACCCAAGCAACGAGGAGCAGCTGGGCGAGATCGCGCAGGGCAGCCCCGGCGATGTGAACCGCGCGGTGGCGGCGGCGCGGGCGGCCCAGGCGGCCTGGCGTGACCTCGGAGGACACGGACGGGCGCGCTACCTGTACGCGATCGCCCGTCATCTGCAGAAGCACTCGCGACTCTTCGCGACGCTCGAGACCCTCGACAACGGGAAGCCCATCCGCGAATCGCGCGACATCGACATTCCGCTCGTCGCGCGGCACTTCTACCACCACGCGGGCTGGGCCCAGCTCATGGACGCCGAACTCGCGGACTGCGAGCCGCTCGGCGTCGCGGGTCAGATTATCCCCTGGAACTTCCCGCTCCTCATGCTCGCGTGGAAGATTGCGCCCGCCCTCGCGACCGGGAACGCCGTCGTCCTCAAGCCCGCCGAGTTCACATCGCTGACCGCGCTCCGGTTCGCGGAACTCTGCCGCGAGATCGATCTCCCGCCGGGTGTCGTGAACATCGTCACCGGCGATGGCCGCACCGGCGCCGCGATCGTCGAACATCCGGACGTCGACAAGATCGCCTTCACGGGCTCGACGGAGGTCGGGCGCCTCATCCGCGAAGCGACCGCCGGGACCGGTAAGAAGATCTCGCTGGAACTCGGCGGGAAGTCGCCCTTCCTCGTCTTCGACGACGCGGACCTCGACAGCGTGGTCGAGGGCGTGGTCGACGCGATCTGGTTCAACCAGGGCCAGGTGTGCTGCGCCGGCTCGCGCATCCTCGCCCACGAAGGGATCGCCGACGCGCTTGCCGACCGGCTGCGCGCCCGCATGGAGACTCTCCGCATGGGGGCTCCGCTCGACAAGGGCGTCGACATCGGCGCGATCATCGCCCCGGTCCAGTTGAAGAAGATCGAGTCGCTCGTCGAGGAGGGCCGCGAGGAGGGTGCGGCGATCTGGCAACCGTCCTGGAGCGTGCCTAGGGACGGCTGGTTCTATCCGCCCACCCTGTGCACCGACGTGTCGCCGGCCGCGCGGATCGCACAGGTCGAGATCTTCGGTCCCGTCGTGGTTCAGATGACGTTCCGCACGCCCGACGAGGCGGTCGCGCTCGCGAACAACACGCGCTACGGCCTCGCGGCGAGCGTCTGGACCGAGAACGTGAACCTCGCCCTCGACATCGCTTCGCAGATCAAGGCGGGGACGGTCTGGATCAACTGCACGAACGTGTTCGATGCCGCCTCCGGGTTCGGCGGCTACCGCGAGAGCGGATTCGGCCGCGAGGGCGGCCGGGAAGGACTCCGCGAGTATGTCCGCCGGAACCCGGAGCCGGTGGAGCCGACCCCCGAAAAGCACGCGGAGACCGCGGAAGATGACGGACGGGAAGAGGCGCGCGACGGGCGCGGAGACGCCAGCGAGACGGCCCGGGCACCCGCGGCGCCGATGCCCACGATAGACCGGACGGCGAAGCTCTACATCGGTGGGCGGCAGGCCCGGCCGGACGGCGGCTACAGCCTCGAAGTCCTCGACTACAGAGGACGCGCCGCGGGAGATGTGGCCCGCGCAAACAGAAAGGACGCGCGCAACGCGGTCGAGGTGGCGCTCGCCACGGGCTGGGCCCGCACGACGGCCCACCTGCGGGCGCAGATCCTCTACTACCTGGGCGAGAATCTCAACGCCCGCCGGACGGCGTTCGAGGACCGGCTGCGCGCGCTCACCGGTTGCGATGCGGAAGCGGCGGGGCGGGAGGTCGAAGCGTCCGTGCGCCGCCTCTTCACCTACGCGGCGTGGGCGGACAAGTGGGACGGGGCCGTCCACCGGACGCCCTTCCGCAACGTGACGCTCGCCATGCCCGAACCGCTGGGCGTGATGGCGGTCGTCTGTCCGCCGGAGCCCGGCCTCCTGGGCTTCATCTCCACCGTGATCCCGCCGGTCGCGCTCGGGAACTCCGTCGTCGCCGTCGCCTCGGAGCGCTGGCCGCTCCTCGCCACCGACTTCCAACAGGTGATCGAGACCTCTGACGTGCCTCCGGGGGTCATCAACATCCTTACAGGCCTCGAGGAGGAATTGCGGCCCACCCTCTCCGGCCACGCTGCGGTGGATGGGATGTGGTACTTCGGGACGGCAGAGGGGGCCGCCGACGTGGAGCGCCGCTCCGCCTCCAATCTGAAGTGCACGTGGACGGAGGCCATCCGCCGGCGGGACTGGTTCGGTGCCGGCGGCGAGGGACGGGAGTTCCTCCGGCACGCCTCCCAGATCAAAAACATCTGGGTTCCGTACGGAGAGTAA
- a CDS encoding nucleoside transporter C-terminal domain-containing protein, with the protein MSQRRDRPRSAVAAAAATAVLCVLLAAGAAPLAAQGLEGVGGAIDESFLSRLLRGLLGISFLLTTVWLCSAHRKSIAWPLVAKGLGLQVVFALLVLKTGLGRTFFSAVNDVFVALIGYTNAGSRFVFGSLVDYGTPVDGGAGGVVNIGANFAFSVLPTIIFFSSLMALAYHLGFMQRVVRGVAWAMQRTLGTSGAETTSAAGNIFVGQTEAPLLIRPFVDRMTMSELNTVMTGGFATVAGGALAAYVAILVGVFPGIAGHLLAASIMAAPAGIVVSKMLMPETEEPETHGTLDIDPPQAHANVIDAAAGGAGDGLKLALNVGAMLLAFLAIIALGNGIIGWVTGLFGVDGITLERIFGWVFAPVAWLIGVPWADAVDVGTLFGVKMVANEFLAFTNLGAGLAGDLQLSNKSLIICTYALTGFANFSSIAIQIGGIGGIAPGRREDLSKLGLRAMLGGTVATWMTATLAGVLA; encoded by the coding sequence ATGTCCCAGCGTCGCGACCGACCCCGCTCCGCAGTGGCCGCGGCGGCCGCAACGGCGGTGCTCTGCGTCCTGCTGGCCGCGGGCGCGGCGCCGCTGGCGGCGCAGGGACTCGAGGGGGTGGGCGGCGCGATCGACGAATCGTTCCTCTCCCGCCTCCTGCGGGGCCTGCTCGGGATCTCCTTCCTGCTCACGACCGTGTGGCTCTGCTCCGCGCACCGGAAGTCGATCGCCTGGCCGCTCGTCGCGAAGGGGCTCGGGCTTCAGGTCGTCTTCGCCCTCCTCGTCCTCAAGACGGGGCTCGGACGGACCTTCTTCAGTGCCGTCAACGACGTGTTCGTCGCGCTCATCGGGTACACGAACGCCGGCTCGCGCTTCGTGTTCGGGTCGCTCGTGGATTATGGGACCCCGGTCGACGGGGGTGCCGGCGGCGTCGTGAACATCGGCGCGAATTTCGCCTTCAGCGTCCTGCCCACGATCATCTTCTTCTCCTCTCTCATGGCCCTCGCCTATCACCTGGGGTTCATGCAGCGCGTCGTGCGCGGCGTCGCGTGGGCGATGCAGCGAACCCTCGGGACGAGCGGCGCGGAGACGACCTCGGCGGCCGGCAACATCTTCGTCGGCCAGACGGAGGCGCCCCTCCTCATCCGGCCCTTCGTGGACCGGATGACGATGTCCGAACTCAACACCGTGATGACGGGAGGCTTCGCGACCGTGGCGGGCGGCGCGCTGGCGGCGTACGTCGCGATCCTCGTGGGGGTGTTCCCGGGGATCGCGGGGCACCTCCTGGCGGCGAGCATCATGGCGGCGCCGGCGGGGATCGTGGTGAGCAAGATGCTGATGCCCGAGACGGAAGAACCCGAGACGCACGGCACGCTGGACATCGACCCGCCGCAGGCGCACGCGAACGTGATCGACGCGGCGGCCGGAGGGGCGGGGGACGGGCTGAAGCTCGCCCTGAACGTGGGGGCCATGCTCCTCGCCTTCCTCGCCATCATCGCCCTGGGGAACGGCATCATCGGCTGGGTGACGGGGCTGTTCGGCGTGGATGGAATCACGCTCGAGCGGATCTTCGGCTGGGTCTTCGCGCCGGTGGCCTGGCTCATTGGGGTGCCGTGGGCCGACGCGGTCGACGTCGGGACGCTGTTCGGGGTGAAGATGGTCGCCAACGAGTTCCTCGCCTTCACGAACCTCGGGGCCGGCCTCGCCGGCGACCTTCAACTCTCGAACAAGTCGCTCATCATCTGCACGTACGCGCTGACGGGCTTCGCGAACTTCAGCTCGATCGCGATCCAGATCGGGGGCATCGGAGGGATCGCGCCCGGCCGCCGCGAGGATCTGTCGAAACTCGGCCTGCGGGCGATGCTCGGGGGGACGGTCGCGACCTGGATGACGGCGACGCTGGCCGGAGTCCTCGCGTGA
- a CDS encoding MoxR family ATPase produces MEAGRKVETDDVRLLEELGHARLRIEEEVGKRIIGQREIVEKLLITLLADGHALLVGVPGLAKTLLVSTLAEALHLEFSRIQFTPDLMPSDITGTEVLQDDQRTGERRFAFVRGPIFADVILADEINRTPPKTQAALLQAMQEGEVTVGNETFPLGRPFFVLATQNPIEQEGTYPLPEAQLDRFMFELRIGYPTAEEESVIADMAASGPPAQVNPVVTAGQLLDYQALVQRVPASESVVGYAVRLARATRPREASAPEFVRRMVSWGAGPRASQHTVLAAKARAALDGRPAPNLDDVRAVAPAVLRHRVVPGFEAEAEGKTADDIVAELIEHSRGW; encoded by the coding sequence TTGGAAGCCGGTCGAAAGGTCGAGACGGATGACGTTCGGCTGCTCGAGGAACTGGGTCACGCCCGGCTTCGGATCGAGGAGGAAGTCGGGAAGCGGATCATCGGGCAACGGGAGATCGTCGAGAAGCTGCTCATCACGCTGCTCGCCGATGGACACGCGCTCCTGGTCGGCGTCCCCGGCCTGGCCAAGACGCTGCTCGTCTCGACGCTCGCCGAAGCGCTTCACCTGGAATTCAGCCGGATCCAGTTCACACCGGACCTCATGCCCTCGGATATCACCGGGACGGAGGTGCTGCAGGACGATCAGCGCACGGGGGAGCGCCGCTTCGCCTTCGTCCGGGGGCCGATCTTCGCGGATGTGATCCTGGCGGACGAGATCAACCGGACGCCGCCCAAGACGCAGGCCGCCCTTCTGCAGGCGATGCAGGAGGGGGAGGTCACGGTCGGCAACGAGACGTTCCCGCTGGGCCGCCCGTTCTTCGTCCTCGCGACGCAGAACCCGATCGAGCAGGAGGGAACGTATCCGCTGCCCGAAGCCCAGCTCGACCGCTTCATGTTCGAGCTTCGGATCGGGTATCCGACGGCGGAGGAGGAGTCGGTCATCGCGGACATGGCGGCGAGCGGACCGCCCGCCCAGGTGAACCCCGTCGTGACGGCGGGCCAGCTTCTCGATTACCAGGCGCTCGTGCAGAGGGTTCCGGCCTCGGAATCGGTGGTCGGCTACGCGGTGCGGCTGGCGCGCGCCACGCGGCCCCGCGAGGCTTCCGCGCCGGAATTCGTGCGCCGCATGGTCAGCTGGGGCGCCGGGCCTCGGGCCTCGCAGCACACGGTGTTGGCGGCGAAGGCGCGGGCGGCGCTCGATGGCCGCCCCGCCCCCAATCTCGACGACGTGCGGGCGGTTGCGCCCGCCGTGCTCCGGCATCGGGTGGTTCCGGGATTCGAGGCGGAGGCCGAAGGGAAGACCGCGGACGACATCGTCGCGGAGTTGATCGAACACAGCCGCGGCTGGTAG